The following coding sequences lie in one Pueribacillus theae genomic window:
- a CDS encoding class I SAM-dependent methyltransferase, with translation MHDKQNKEPDHTAVRVALWRALHVQIDSPPHVLKDEVGLRLADPVDGWRQRPDMDPEGTRGFRASIVARARFIEDLVTEQVGHDVTQYVILGAGLDTFAQRRPEIASRIQVFEVDQPGTQAWKRQRLIDLGFGIPEWLHLVPVDFEAGWSWWEQLKGAGFDTSRPAVVASTGVTQYLTKDAITATLRQVARLAPGSTLAMTFLLPLELTEPEERSEVDAAEKGARSSGTPFISFFMPQEMLEMASEAGFREVRHVSSADLNKRYFKGRTDGLWLPRGEEFLIATT, from the coding sequence ATGCATGATAAGCAAAATAAAGAACCTGACCATACGGCGGTACGGGTCGCGTTGTGGCGAGCTTTGCACGTACAGATCGATTCACCACCGCATGTGCTTAAAGATGAAGTCGGCTTACGACTGGCTGACCCGGTTGACGGATGGCGCCAACGCCCGGACATGGACCCAGAGGGCACCCGTGGTTTCCGAGCATCCATCGTAGCCCGTGCTCGCTTTATTGAGGATCTGGTCACCGAACAGGTTGGGCACGACGTCACCCAGTATGTCATCCTCGGCGCAGGTCTCGACACCTTTGCTCAGCGCCGGCCAGAGATCGCCTCCCGGATACAGGTCTTCGAGGTCGACCAGCCTGGCACACAGGCCTGGAAGAGGCAACGCCTAATCGATCTTGGCTTTGGCATTCCCGAGTGGCTACACCTCGTTCCGGTCGACTTCGAGGCAGGCTGGTCTTGGTGGGAGCAACTGAAAGGCGCCGGTTTCGACACGAGCCGGCCAGCTGTGGTGGCTTCGACTGGCGTCACGCAATATCTCACCAAGGATGCGATTACTGCCACGCTGCGTCAGGTTGCTAGGCTCGCCCCCGGTTCCACGCTGGCCATGACATTTTTGTTGCCGCTTGAGCTAACGGAACCCGAGGAGCGTTCTGAGGTTGATGCGGCGGAGAAGGGGGCACGTTCAAGCGGCACGCCTTTCATCAGCTTCTTCATGCCGCAGGAGATGCTGGAGATGGCCAGCGAGGCCGGTTTTCGAGAAGTCCGGCACGTATCCTCGGCCGATCTTAACAAACGCTATTTTAAGGGGCGAACCGATGGTCTTTGGCTTCCAAGAGGTGAGGAGTTCCTAATAGCGACTACCTAG
- a CDS encoding GNAT family N-acetyltransferase, with protein MNIRVNKKTEIKKLIEIWYEGSLIAHDFIDKDYWKSQRTEMNEKYLPMSETYVISNEKEVVGFISMVDDYLAALFIDVKHQGKGYGQKLLDFIKGRRGNIQLKVYKKNNKAVNFYLKNGFVIKEEILDEQTAEEEFLMGWKSG; from the coding sequence GTGAACATTAGAGTAAATAAAAAAACGGAAATTAAGAAATTGATAGAAATATGGTACGAAGGTTCCTTAATAGCACATGACTTTATTGATAAGGATTATTGGAAATCACAGCGAACGGAAATGAATGAAAAGTATCTTCCGATGTCTGAAACCTATGTTATAAGCAATGAAAAGGAAGTTGTGGGCTTCATTTCAATGGTAGATGATTATTTGGCTGCACTGTTTATTGATGTTAAACATCAAGGTAAAGGATACGGACAGAAATTGTTAGACTTTATAAAAGGACGAAGGGGGAATATACAATTAAAAGTGTACAAGAAAAATAACAAAGCCGTTAATTTTTATTTGAAAAATGGCTTTGTAATAAAAGAAGAAATATTAGATGAACAGACTGCCGAGGAAGAGTTTTTAATGGGGTGGAAAAGTGGCTAA
- a CDS encoding GNAT family N-acetyltransferase has protein sequence MNIRKLNIDEEHPMELLLLADPSKDMVEEYVNRGDCFVAESEQQIVGVYVLLPTRPETVELVNVAVLKKQRGIGIGKQLVMDAIRVAKTKGFKSIEIGTGNSSIGQLALYQKCGFRIIGVDLDFFIKHYPEEIFENGIQCRDMIRLSQDL, from the coding sequence ATGAATATTAGGAAACTAAACATAGATGAAGAACATCCAATGGAATTGTTGTTATTGGCTGATCCTTCAAAAGATATGGTTGAGGAATATGTCAACAGGGGTGACTGTTTCGTAGCCGAAAGTGAACAGCAAATCGTTGGAGTTTATGTATTACTTCCCACAAGACCTGAGACAGTGGAGTTGGTGAATGTTGCAGTCTTGAAGAAGCAACGTGGCATAGGTATAGGGAAACAGTTAGTAATGGATGCAATACGTGTAGCCAAGACAAAAGGCTTTAAATCAATTGAAATTGGTACTGGAAACTCAAGTATAGGGCAATTAGCTCTATATCAAAAATGTGGTTTTAGAATAATTGGTGTTGATTTGGACTTTTTTATAAAGCATTATCCAGAAGAAATTTTTGAGAACGGTATACAGTGTAGAGATATGATTCGCTTATCTCAAGATTTGTAG
- a CDS encoding MFS transporter, with product MTDDKKTPIWTKNFIGSAITNFFIFLNYFTLLTIMPVYVVENLQRSKTDAGLVVTLFLLAAILTRPLSGRIIDKYGKKRVLIVCMVFFFFSTILYIWVTNFYLLLILRFVHGVWFSIGTTAIGAIAADLVPPARRGEGLGYFAMSNNIAVVAGPLIALTLLQYTTFTWLFIVFSVLMFGGVLYSFIIEVPNVGSTQTEKRKLSFDDLFERKVITISFVASLVALTYSSVVSFISIYAQQKNLLVAASYFFLVYAAAMLISRPFVGRIFDRKGPSYVIYPSFILFTIGLITLSLTNSSFSFLFSGVLIGLGFGSLVPSITALAIQTAAKERSAHATATLFTFFDGGIALGSLLFGVVATLFGYEKLYFLASLFPLFALVLYRWMQNVKPKTNVDPVTDLKGK from the coding sequence ATGACAGATGATAAAAAAACGCCGATATGGACAAAAAACTTTATCGGAAGTGCAATCACGAACTTTTTTATCTTTTTAAATTACTTCACATTGCTTACAATTATGCCAGTTTATGTCGTTGAAAACTTGCAACGCTCAAAAACAGATGCAGGGCTTGTCGTTACCCTCTTTCTGCTGGCTGCCATTCTCACCCGCCCTCTTTCTGGCAGAATCATAGATAAATACGGGAAGAAAAGAGTGCTTATCGTTTGCATGGTCTTCTTTTTCTTCTCTACAATTCTTTATATTTGGGTAACAAACTTTTATTTATTGCTTATCTTGCGGTTTGTGCATGGGGTTTGGTTCAGCATCGGGACAACAGCTATAGGTGCAATTGCAGCCGATCTCGTACCACCAGCAAGGCGTGGGGAAGGACTAGGTTATTTTGCCATGTCGAATAACATAGCCGTCGTCGCGGGTCCGCTTATTGCTTTAACGCTATTGCAGTATACGACGTTTACATGGCTGTTTATTGTATTCTCCGTGCTAATGTTCGGAGGAGTACTTTACTCTTTCATTATCGAAGTTCCAAATGTAGGAAGTACACAAACGGAAAAGCGAAAGCTTTCATTTGACGATCTATTCGAACGTAAAGTCATCACTATTTCCTTTGTCGCTAGTCTCGTCGCACTTACATATTCAAGTGTCGTTTCGTTTATTTCGATCTATGCTCAACAAAAAAATCTATTAGTTGCAGCGAGTTACTTTTTTCTTGTTTACGCGGCTGCTATGCTTATTTCAAGACCGTTTGTCGGACGAATTTTTGATAGAAAAGGACCGAGTTATGTCATTTACCCTTCGTTTATCCTTTTCACGATAGGCTTAATCACATTAAGCTTAACTAACTCTTCCTTTAGCTTCCTTTTCTCTGGAGTGCTTATCGGTTTAGGCTTCGGCTCGCTCGTACCTTCTATAACAGCTCTTGCCATTCAGACTGCAGCGAAAGAGCGAAGCGCCCATGCTACAGCAACTTTATTTACTTTTTTTGACGGGGGTATTGCTCTCGGATCTTTGCTATTTGGGGTCGTAGCTACATTATTCGGATATGAAAAACTATATTTCCTTGCTTCTTTATTCCCCTTGTTCGCTTTAGTTTTATATAGGTGGATGCAAAATGTTAAGCCAAAAACAAATGTAGATCCAGTGACAGATTTAAAAGGAAAATAA